The genomic interval GCAGAGGAAAATAGGAACGAGAGCCCCCATTTCCGCCATAACTTGTCAGCGCATAAACCCAATTGTTGACCTGCGACACAATCGGGTTGTCGGCAATGTTATCGGACGGACAAAGCAGCAGTGGCAGCACAACGGCGGTATTCGACTGCGCACCTTGGTTGGCATTGTTGATCGGATCGACGTAGTTCCAGGAGACCAGCACATTGCTATCTTCGAGATAAGGCAACAGGTAGGCAAACAGCGGGATGCCGCGATAGGAAACAGTAGATTCAAAGAACCACTGCTGAACACCGGAGGGGAAGTATCCCAAGGCGGTCGCATGTCCCGAGGCCGCAATGCCGAGCTGCCTAAGTTGACTGGCGCATTGCGCACGACGCGCCGCCTCGCGGCTTGCCTGAACCGCCGGCAGCAACATGGCTATTAACAATCCAATGATCGCCACCACGACCAGCAACTCGATGAGCGTGAGACCACTGCGTGCGCAACCGGCATTCGCACTACGGCCGATCCGGCCCATTGCCGCGCTCCCTTGTTGACCGGGGCGACTCGACATCTGATTCAGGCCGTACGGCTCAGGAATGACGCCGCCGCGT from Pirellulales bacterium carries:
- a CDS encoding DUF1559 domain-containing protein, producing MGRIGRSANAGCARSGLTLIELLVVVAIIGLLIAMLLPAVQASREAARRAQCASQLRQLGIAASGHATALGYFPSGVQQWFFESTVSYRGIPLFAYLLPYLEDSNVLVSWNYVDPINNANQGAQSNTAVVLPLLLCPSDNIADNPIVSQVNNWVYALTSYGGNGGSRSYFPLQSTADGVFHTTGQASEPNSNQVPTRPQDITDGLSQTLLFGERSHTDPNYTSFNDVGWGEPLNQQGWWGASTSRKMIGHVTMSAYAPINFRLPFSYDTRASQSPSASSFADFAYYSDMRMCAYGSEHPGGANFCFADGSTRFLVSGTDLSILQALSTRAAAESIGAN